From Anaerolineae bacterium, one genomic window encodes:
- a CDS encoding response regulator → MKEQKPIRVLVVEDDFMVSKSITQTLNDIGYEQVGLASSGEEAVEMTRSLQPDVILMDIKMPKLDGLQTARQIQENSPTPIVILTAYDSQELVKEASKSGVGAFLLKPPEAFEIERHHCHGAPQ, encoded by the coding sequence ATGAAAGAACAGAAGCCGATCCGGGTTCTTGTTGTAGAAGATGATTTTATGGTAAGTAAATCTATAACACAAACACTGAATGATATTGGGTACGAACAGGTTGGATTAGCATCAAGTGGCGAGGAAGCGGTTGAAATGACGCGTTCTCTTCAACCCGACGTTATCCTAATGGACATTAAGATGCCGAAGCTCGATGGTCTGCAGACAGCCCGTCAAATCCAGGAGAACTCACCCACTCCGATAGTTATCCTGACTGCCTACGATTCTCAGGAACTGGTCAAAGAAGCAAGCAAATCAGGCGTGGGTGCCTTTCTTCTTAAACCACCTGAAGCTTTTGAAATAGAGCGTCACCATTGCCATGGCGCGCCACAATGA
- a CDS encoding MBL fold metallo-hydrolase has protein sequence MKFGDYECFAVETGGFAIDGGTMFGVVPKILWERKIPADEKNLIPMQARSLLIQGKGKNILIDTGIGDKLSEKLKKIYQVDMDSANINTSLSKLGLTSSDITDVIITHLHFDHAGGSTYIMDGKAVPAFQNAGYYVQKKQWEIANNPSARDRASYMEENFMPLLKAGVLNLIDGPQEIFEGIDIIVTNGHTPGQQHPLVKDKTRSLLFCADLIPTSAHLPVPWNMAYDNFPMTLIDEKQKLLTKALKEDWILFFEHDPRITAATIKKAGKNIEIDSFVSI, from the coding sequence ATGAAATTTGGAGATTACGAATGCTTTGCTGTTGAAACAGGCGGATTTGCAATAGACGGCGGCACAATGTTCGGAGTTGTTCCAAAGATATTATGGGAAAGAAAAATTCCTGCTGATGAAAAAAATCTTATCCCCATGCAGGCAAGGTCTCTTTTAATACAGGGAAAAGGGAAAAATATTCTAATCGACACTGGAATCGGCGACAAATTATCTGAAAAGCTGAAAAAAATATATCAGGTTGACATGGATTCAGCGAATATCAATACATCACTGTCTAAGCTTGGATTGACCAGCAGCGATATTACCGATGTAATAATAACCCACCTCCACTTTGATCACGCGGGAGGATCGACATATATCATGGATGGCAAGGCGGTTCCGGCATTTCAGAACGCCGGATATTATGTTCAAAAAAAACAGTGGGAAATCGCGAACAATCCATCAGCAAGAGACAGGGCAAGCTATATGGAAGAAAATTTCATGCCGCTTTTGAAAGCAGGGGTCTTAAATCTTATTGACGGCCCGCAAGAAATATTCGAGGGGATCGATATTATCGTGACCAACGGGCACACACCCGGCCAGCAGCATCCACTTGTAAAGGATAAAACAAGATCTCTCCTTTTTTGCGCGGATCTTATTCCAACATCAGCACATCTTCCTGTTCCCTGGAATATGGCGTATGATAATTTTCCAATGACTTTAATTGATGAAAAACAAAAGCTTCTAACCAAAGCATTAAAAGAAGACTGGATTCTTTTTTTTGAACATGATCCCCGCATTACCGCTGCAACCATCAAGAAGGCTGGAAAAAATATTGAAATCGATAGTTTTGTCTCAATCTGA
- a CDS encoding SagB/ThcOx family dehydrogenase yields MKRCFIPAVICEIIFLLSIACFPLAMGEAMTIDKSKEIVKLPAPRFDGNIPVETALLKRRSVRSYAAEALTLAEVSQVLWSAQGITDPRGFRTAPSAGALYPLELYIAAGSVQDLPAGIYKYRPHTHELFKILDGDRRAQLCNAALNQSSIIQAPLVMVFCAVYERVTGKYGNKGMQYVYMEVGHASQNVCLQAVSLGLGALTIGAFYDDQVKTAIHAMPDERPLYIMPIGKLKK; encoded by the coding sequence ATGAAAAGATGCTTTATACCCGCTGTGATTTGTGAGATAATTTTTTTATTAAGCATCGCATGCTTTCCTTTAGCAATGGGTGAAGCCATGACTATTGACAAATCCAAAGAAATCGTAAAACTGCCCGCCCCGAGGTTTGACGGCAATATTCCGGTTGAGACCGCTTTATTAAAAAGACGGTCTGTGCGAAGCTATGCTGCGGAAGCCTTGACGCTTGCCGAAGTCTCGCAGGTTTTGTGGTCAGCGCAGGGCATAACAGATCCGAGGGGTTTTAGAACAGCCCCTTCCGCCGGAGCGCTTTATCCTCTTGAGCTGTACATTGCCGCCGGCAGCGTGCAGGACCTTCCCGCAGGTATTTATAAATACAGGCCTCATACACATGAATTGTTCAAGATTTTAGATGGAGACCGGCGAGCGCAATTGTGCAATGCGGCTTTAAATCAATCTTCAATAATACAAGCGCCTCTTGTTATGGTGTTTTGCGCCGTATATGAACGTGTCACCGGAAAGTATGGGAATAAGGGCATGCAGTATGTTTATATGGAAGTTGGGCACGCGTCCCAAAATGTCTGCTTGCAGGCTGTTTCATTGGGTCTTGGAGCCTTGACCATCGGCGCCTTTTATGACGACCAGGTTAAAACAGCCATCCATGCAATGCCGGATGAGCGTCCGCTCTATATCATGCCGATCGGAAAGCTGAAAAAGTGA
- a CDS encoding response regulator has product MKNDLPVVLIVEDKDSIRLTLRDYLVQKDFTVFVASEGVGALKIMLDNEIDVIVTDYKMEILGGDYWIKFLNRYCADKKIIITSGFLRPNFKISFPTLYKPYQFDELSKLILA; this is encoded by the coding sequence ATGAAGAATGATCTGCCAGTTGTTTTAATAGTCGAAGATAAAGACTCTATTCGGTTGACTTTGAGGGATTATCTTGTCCAAAAAGACTTTACTGTTTTTGTTGCTTCCGAAGGAGTAGGTGCATTAAAAATCATGCTTGATAATGAAATTGATGTAATTGTTACAGATTATAAGATGGAAATACTCGGTGGCGATTACTGGATTAAATTTCTTAATCGGTATTGCGCCGATAAAAAAATCATTATTACAAGCGGTTTTTTAAGGCCGAATTTTAAAATATCTTTTCCAACATTATACAAACCTTATCAGTTTGACGAGCTTTCTAAACTAATTTTAGCCTGA
- the topA gene encoding type I DNA topoisomerase, whose amino-acid sequence MSKPLIVVESPTKVKTIKKYLGDIYNVVATVGHIKDLPAKEMGIDIEKGFKPKYTIIPGKKKVISSLKKAAGDASDIYLAPDPDREGEAIAYHTAEILKKQGRKFYRVLFHELTKNAINKAIAAPENLNKKKYEAQQARRILDRLVGYQVSPLLWRKVKGGLSAGRVQSVAVRIICERERAIYAFNTKEYWSITAYLESGSPPPFTAKLAKKDGKKISIPDEKASTAILNEISGSSFIVEKVQKKTTKRNPLPPFITSKLQQESIRKLRFSAKKTMIIAQQLYEGIDLGPGKPEGLITYMRTDSTRISNEAAEEALLLIQERFGEQYALEKPRFFKNRKKAQDAHEAIRPTSVFNTPEKIAGYLSKDQLSLYTLIWKRFVASQMKQAIIDTSSISINAGSCLFTASGSTIKFPGFMSLYMSVDDADEREGKADDLPELSEGMVLKLNKLEPKQHFTLPPPRFSEASLVKELEENGIGRPSTYAAILSIIRQKGYVDFVKGYFRPNELGFIVNDLLVESFSDIFGVDFTARMENSLDSIEDADANYLEVLTRFYEPFKKDLDAASESMLNMRGVGFPADLTCPDCNRQVHVKVGKNGQYLACSGYPECKYSTNYTRDETGKIQPIEVPKEEATDKICEKCGKPMIIKQGQYGPFLACTGYPECKNTKSINSNHAAQATGVKCPENGCSGDLVERRSKRGKFFYGCSRYPECTFAIWDKPVAKECPECKAKFLVEKTTKKEGAFYACMEKECGYKENR is encoded by the coding sequence GTGAGCAAACCGCTTATAGTAGTTGAATCACCAACAAAAGTAAAAACCATAAAAAAGTATCTTGGCGATATCTATAATGTGGTCGCAACCGTCGGCCATATCAAGGATCTTCCCGCAAAGGAAATGGGGATAGATATTGAAAAAGGTTTTAAGCCAAAATACACAATAATCCCAGGCAAGAAAAAGGTTATATCCTCTTTAAAAAAGGCTGCCGGAGATGCTTCAGACATATACCTTGCGCCCGACCCTGACAGGGAGGGCGAAGCAATAGCATACCATACCGCGGAAATTCTAAAAAAACAGGGCAGAAAGTTTTACAGGGTATTGTTTCACGAACTCACAAAAAATGCCATCAATAAGGCAATAGCCGCTCCTGAAAATCTCAACAAGAAAAAATATGAGGCTCAACAGGCACGCAGAATACTTGACAGACTGGTGGGATATCAGGTTTCGCCATTGCTGTGGCGCAAGGTCAAAGGCGGGCTGAGCGCGGGAAGGGTGCAATCTGTCGCGGTGCGGATAATCTGCGAAAGGGAGCGCGCCATTTATGCCTTTAATACAAAAGAATACTGGTCGATAACAGCTTATCTTGAGAGCGGGAGCCCCCCACCATTTACCGCAAAACTCGCGAAAAAAGACGGAAAGAAGATCAGCATTCCGGATGAAAAGGCTTCAACCGCTATCCTTAATGAGATATCAGGCAGCAGTTTTATAGTGGAAAAAGTTCAAAAGAAAACCACAAAAAGAAATCCCCTTCCCCCTTTTATCACAAGCAAACTGCAGCAGGAGTCTATCAGAAAGCTGAGATTTTCCGCCAAAAAGACTATGATCATAGCACAGCAGCTCTATGAGGGTATAGATCTGGGGCCCGGCAAGCCGGAAGGGCTTATCACATACATGCGTACAGATTCAACCAGGATATCAAACGAGGCTGCCGAAGAAGCCCTTTTGCTGATCCAGGAACGTTTCGGCGAACAATATGCTCTTGAAAAGCCGAGGTTTTTCAAAAACCGCAAAAAGGCTCAGGATGCCCATGAGGCCATACGACCCACATCGGTCTTTAATACACCTGAAAAAATTGCCGGTTATCTTTCCAAAGACCAGCTGTCTCTATACACCCTTATATGGAAACGGTTTGTCGCATCACAGATGAAACAGGCCATTATTGACACCAGCTCGATATCTATCAATGCCGGTTCCTGTTTATTTACCGCAAGCGGATCAACCATTAAATTTCCGGGCTTTATGAGCCTTTATATGTCTGTTGACGATGCAGATGAAAGGGAAGGAAAAGCAGATGATCTTCCGGAACTTTCTGAAGGCATGGTATTAAAACTCAACAAATTGGAGCCAAAGCAGCATTTTACATTGCCGCCCCCAAGATTTTCAGAAGCATCTCTGGTCAAAGAGCTTGAAGAAAACGGGATAGGGCGCCCCAGCACCTATGCGGCCATATTATCGATAATCAGACAAAAAGGATATGTGGATTTTGTCAAAGGTTATTTCAGACCAAACGAACTCGGCTTTATTGTAAACGACCTTCTGGTAGAAAGCTTTTCTGATATATTCGGCGTTGATTTTACCGCCAGAATGGAAAATAGTTTAGACAGTATTGAAGATGCTGATGCCAATTATTTAGAAGTGCTTACACGTTTTTACGAACCTTTTAAAAAAGATCTGGATGCTGCGTCAGAATCGATGCTCAACATGCGGGGCGTTGGTTTCCCGGCAGATTTAACCTGTCCCGACTGTAACAGACAAGTGCATGTCAAGGTTGGCAAAAACGGACAATATCTTGCCTGCAGCGGGTATCCTGAATGCAAATATTCAACAAACTATACAAGGGATGAAACAGGGAAAATCCAGCCGATTGAAGTGCCCAAAGAAGAGGCTACAGACAAAATTTGTGAAAAATGCGGCAAGCCTATGATCATTAAACAGGGACAATACGGGCCGTTTCTTGCCTGCACCGGATACCCGGAATGCAAAAACACCAAATCAATAAATTCAAATCATGCTGCGCAGGCTACTGGTGTAAAATGTCCTGAAAACGGCTGTTCCGGCGATCTTGTCGAAAGAAGGTCAAAGCGCGGGAAATTTTTCTATGGATGCAGCCGTTATCCTGAATGTACATTTGCCATCTGGGATAAGCCGGTCGCAAAAGAATGCCCTGAATGCAAGGCTAAGTTTCTTGTCGAAAAAACAACTAAAAAGGAAGGCGCTTTTTACGCGTGCATGGAAAAGGAATGCGGGTATAAGGAAAACAGGTAA